The genomic DNA GGGGGTGATGCGCTCACTCTGAACGGATCGAACTCGGAATTTAAGCTCATCGGCGACTGCCCGTCCGTGACGATCGGCGGCAGCGACAACAGCGTGGATGTGACAGGGGCGACTGTCGCATCGATGGAAATCAACGGTGACCGCAATAGCCTTCACACCGCGAGTGTCTCGTCGATTGATATCAACGGTCAGGGCAGCAGCGTGGTCGCTGATACGGTCGGTTCCCTGAACATCAATGGAAATGAAAACCTCGCAACGGTCAGCGGCGTACTTGAATCGATCACTATTTCCGGTAACGCGAATGTCATCAAGTCAGGGTCAGATCCGCTTCAGGATGTAAGTGGATCCGACAACGTCGTGTCGCGCGGCTGATTCGCCGTTTTCCTTCAACAGCAGGGCAAAAGCACTGCTCGGGGTATGTCGCTGAACAGGGACAACGGGTTGATGTAGCTTCCATCTTCTCGCACGCCAAAGTGGAGAGTCCCCTCGGCGGCATGGCCACCTGTCGAAAGAACTCCAACTACTGTTCCGGCGTTCACGTATGTTCCCGATACCAGAGTCGATGAGACCGGTTCGAGAGTGCTTACGAGCCCGTCACCGTGGCTGATCGTGAGTACAGGACGATCGGCGACCATACCTGAAAAAGCTACTTTTCCGTCGGCGGGAGACACCACAGCATTGTCTCCGCGAAGCTCAAGATCTACTCCGCGATGCCCGGGAGCATACTCGTGAGCAGGTGCGGAGTAGCTGTAGTGCATGTCGAAATCTGCAGCCGGCCATACCCACTCACGACCGCTGTTAGCGAGCCCGGGCGAGAACGATGAGCGTGCGTCGATCGGGCTGTCCGTGCTCAATGCGAGCGATATCAAGCTCAGGACCGTAGAAACCAGGAGAGCCTGCCGAGTAGTAAGCATGCCGCTAAATATGACGGGCGCGTTCACAAAGCAATGCCCCCGAAACGGATGTGTGGAGAGCGACCTTCGTGCGCGCCGCGGGGGAGACCAGCGTTCTGGCTCTGCTGGTATACTTAAGCGGCACCTCGCTCGTCGGGGTGACTACGCGTGCCCACAGTCCGGTTCTTCGGATGGCACCATTCCCTTCGGTCCCGCACACACACGTGCGGGTGGGATTGGGTCGGGCACCAGGAACGCCGGGAATTTTTCTTCGGCTAAACAAACCGCAAACGGCGCGAACGCGTCGAGAACAGGAGAACGGCCATGGCCGTCGTCACCATTCGCCAGCTGCTTGACAGCGGCGTTCACTTCGGACACCAGACTCGCCGGTGGAACCCGAAAGTAAA from Microbacterium endophyticum includes the following:
- a CDS encoding murein hydrolase activator EnvC family protein → MLTTRQALLVSTVLSLISLALSTDSPIDARSSFSPGLANSGREWVWPAADFDMHYSYSAPAHEYAPGHRGVDLELRGDNAVVSPADGKVAFSGMVADRPVLTISHGDGLVSTLEPVSSTLVSGTYVNAGTVVGVLSTGGHAAEGTLHFGVREDGSYINPLSLFSDIPRAVLLPCC
- a CDS encoding DUF3060 domain-containing protein produces the protein MMRIRKKELALIGLLCSGVLVVSCSPQVSEQRRTVVPSAPAERASPALTGQPTASATAATDVDAVDCGGDALTLNGSNSEFKLIGDCPSVTIGGSDNSVDVTGATVASMEINGDRNSLHTASVSSIDINGQGSSVVADTVGSLNINGNENLATVSGVLESITISGNANVIKSGSDPLQDVSGSDNVVSRG